Proteins from one Pseudomonas grandcourensis genomic window:
- a CDS encoding DUF2135 domain-containing protein, which produces MRSFLLLLIGLVFAPVILAAPNAELSEPVGGWRFNGLLDRSENPQVAYPTPPIDRGVQRNRTMIEGRLKALGTQRGPHTLAVNGNPLNLYTDEQGRFARPYAFGAGSNSVEVRSAEGQSLKRVQFYEANNLRTPARIRVVLGWDDPKAELDLHIVTPDGQHAFWAHSALTNGGGLDPDGVDGPGPEMFTMTAPLHGTYLVYVNYWGNFGSGGYNFDESGNQNEVITSQINLVLNENTVDEKRETFIVPLRAIGDLLLVKTFNY; this is translated from the coding sequence ATGCGTTCATTTCTTTTGCTGCTGATCGGGCTGGTTTTCGCGCCCGTGATTCTGGCCGCGCCCAATGCCGAGTTATCGGAACCGGTGGGCGGCTGGCGTTTCAACGGCTTGCTGGACCGTAGCGAAAACCCGCAAGTCGCCTATCCCACGCCGCCGATTGATCGGGGTGTGCAGCGCAATCGCACGATGATCGAAGGCCGACTGAAGGCCCTGGGCACCCAGCGTGGGCCGCACACCTTGGCGGTCAACGGCAATCCGCTGAATCTCTATACCGACGAGCAAGGGCGTTTTGCTCGGCCCTATGCGTTTGGCGCCGGCTCCAACAGCGTCGAAGTGCGCAGCGCCGAAGGCCAGTCCCTCAAGCGTGTTCAATTCTATGAAGCCAACAACCTGCGCACGCCGGCGCGGATTCGCGTGGTGCTGGGTTGGGATGATCCGAAAGCCGAGCTCGACCTGCACATTGTCACGCCCGATGGCCAGCATGCTTTCTGGGCGCATTCGGCCTTGACCAATGGCGGCGGCCTCGACCCTGACGGCGTCGATGGCCCGGGTCCGGAAATGTTCACCATGACTGCACCGCTGCATGGCACCTATCTGGTTTACGTGAACTATTGGGGCAACTTCGGCAGCGGCGGCTATAACTTCGATGAGTCCGGCAACCAGAACGAGGTGATTACCTCGCAGATCAACCTGGTGCTCAACGAAAACACCGTCGATGAAAAACGCGAGACGTTCATCGTGCCCCTGCGCGCAATCGGCGACCTGCTGCTGGTCAAGACTTTCAACTACTAA
- a CDS encoding exodeoxyribonuclease VII small subunit, which yields MARKKAALDFEQSLADLQTLVERLENGELSLEDSLAAFEQGIGLTRDCQAALAQAEQKVQVLLERDGELAEEPFDADQPE from the coding sequence ATGGCCCGCAAAAAAGCTGCACTGGATTTCGAACAGTCCCTCGCCGACCTGCAAACGCTGGTGGAGCGTCTGGAGAATGGCGAATTGTCGCTGGAGGACTCGCTGGCCGCTTTCGAGCAAGGCATCGGTCTGACCCGCGATTGCCAGGCGGCGCTGGCCCAGGCCGAGCAAAAGGTTCAGGTGCTGCTCGAGCGTGATGGCGAGTTGGCCGAGGAACCCTTCGACGCGGATCAGCCAGAATGA
- a CDS encoding farnesyl diphosphate synthase, producing the protein MIAAYSATSQARVNAALDTLFNAPSPELARLYEAMRYSVMNGGKRVRPLLAYAACEALGGKAEQANGAACAVELIHAYSLVHDDLPAMDDDDLRRGQPTTHKKFDEACAILAGDGLQSLAFSALLDPRLNTLDAEVHLQMVSALALAAGPAGMVGGQAIDLGSVGLKLDQKALEYMHRHKTGALIEVSVKLGALASGRAEKDELKSLQTYAQAIGLAFQVQDDILDVESDTETLGKRQGADIARDKPTYPALLGLDAAKAYALELRDQALHALRPFDAAAEPLRDLARYIVDRRS; encoded by the coding sequence ATGATTGCAGCGTACTCGGCAACCAGCCAGGCCCGCGTCAATGCGGCTCTGGATACCCTGTTCAATGCACCGAGCCCCGAGCTGGCGCGGCTGTATGAAGCCATGCGCTACAGCGTGATGAATGGCGGCAAACGCGTGCGTCCACTGCTGGCCTACGCCGCGTGCGAAGCGTTGGGCGGCAAGGCCGAGCAAGCCAACGGCGCAGCCTGTGCCGTGGAGCTGATCCACGCCTACTCGCTGGTGCATGACGATTTACCGGCGATGGACGATGACGATCTGCGTCGCGGCCAGCCCACCACCCACAAAAAATTCGATGAAGCCTGCGCGATCCTCGCCGGCGACGGCTTGCAGAGCCTGGCCTTCAGCGCCCTGCTCGACCCGCGCCTGAACACATTGGACGCCGAGGTCCACCTGCAAATGGTCAGCGCCTTGGCACTGGCCGCAGGCCCGGCGGGCATGGTCGGCGGTCAGGCCATCGACCTCGGCTCGGTCGGTCTGAAGCTCGACCAGAAAGCCCTGGAGTACATGCACCGGCACAAGACCGGTGCGTTGATCGAGGTCAGCGTCAAGCTCGGTGCCCTGGCCAGCGGCCGTGCCGAGAAAGACGAACTCAAGTCCCTGCAGACTTATGCACAGGCCATCGGCCTGGCATTCCAGGTGCAGGACGACATTCTCGACGTCGAAAGCGATACCGAAACCCTCGGCAAACGCCAGGGCGCCGACATTGCCCGGGACAAGCCGACCTACCCGGCCCTGCTCGGCCTCGACGCCGCCAAGGCCTATGCCCTGGAGCTGCGCGACCAGGCCCTGCACGCGCTGCGACCGTTTGACGCGGCGGCCGAGCCGTTGCGTGATCTGGCCCGGTATATCGTCGATCGCCGCAGCTGA